A stretch of the Nothobranchius furzeri strain GRZ-AD chromosome 5, NfurGRZ-RIMD1, whole genome shotgun sequence genome encodes the following:
- the LOC107379016 gene encoding retinol dehydrogenase 12, with translation MKGAALGDFLMLPWTASDSEPGTGVCDQGVLMLRCGAAVGVALICVVVIRKWIAGGVCRCSVRLDGKTVLVTGANTGIGKETCRDLAARGARVVMACRDLVRAEQAAEKIRRSTGNGNVVIRHLDLASIYSVTQFAKDFQDSEDRLDVLINNAGVMMCPRKITEDGFETQMAVNHLGHFLLTNLLLPMLRSSAPSRVINVSSIAHQGGRIDFDDLFFTKRPYSALGSYRQSKLANVLFTRELARRLTGSGVSAFCLHPGVIRTELSRHVESQFPLIGALMRLPGLLLMKTPWQGCQTTLFCAVTPGLEDRSGCYFSDCTEKEVAPEGQDDKVARRLWEESIRLVRLTSDSSVPIRTD, from the exons ATGAAAGGTGCAGCTCTGGGAGACTTCTTGATGCTGCCATGGACCGCCAGCGATTCAGAACCTGGTACCGGGGTGTGCGATCAGGGGGTTCTGATGCTGAGATGTGGAGCTGCAGTGGGAGTCGCTCTGATTT GTGTGGTGGTAATAAGGAAGTGGATTGCAGGTGGGGTGTGTCGTTGTTCAGTGCGTTTGGATGGGAAGACAGTTCTGGTCACTGGAGCCAACACTGGCATCGGTAAAGAGACCTGCAGAGACCTGGCAGCAAGAG GTGCTCGGGTGGTGATGGCGTGCAGGGACCTGGTCCGGGCAGAGCAGGCAGCAGAGAAGATCCGACGCTCTACAGGAAATGGAAATGTGGTGATCAGGCACCTGGACTTAGCCTCCATTTACTCAGTGACACAGTTTGCCAAGGACTTCCAAGACAGTGAAGACAGACTTGATGTGCTTATCAATAATGCAG GAGTGATGATGTGTCCCAGAAAGATCACAGAGGATGGGTTTGAGACTCAGATGGCTGTCAATCATCTGGGTCACTTCCTGCTGACCAATCTGTTGCTGCCAATGCTGAGGAGCTCCGCCCCCAGCCGTGTGATTAATGTGTCATCCATTGCCCACCAGGGAG GTCGTATTGACTTTGATGACTTGTTCTTCACCAAGCGTCCGTACAGCGCACTGGGGAGCTATCGGCAGAGCAAACTGGCCAACGTCCTGTTTACCAGGGAACTCGCTCGACGACTCACAG GCTCTGGTGTTTCTGCGTTCTGTCTCCACCCAGGTGTGATCAGGACTGAGCTCAGCCGTCATGTAGAGAGCCAGTTCCCTCTGATTGGTGCACTGATGAGGCTTCCTGGCCTGCTGCTGATGAAGACCCCCTGGCAGGGTTGTCAGACCACCCTGTTCTGTGCTGTGACCCCAGGTCTTGAGGACCGTTCTGGCTGTTATTTCAG TGACTGCACAGAGAAGGAGGTGGCGCCAGAAGGACAGGATGACAAGGTGGCAAGGAGGTTGTGGGAGGAGAGCATCCGACTGGTCAGGCTGACCTCTGACAGCAGCGTCCCCATCAGGACAGACTGA